A genomic segment from Candidatus Lernaella stagnicola encodes:
- a CDS encoding zinc ribbon domain-containing protein yields the protein MACCPYCDAEIPADSELCEPCGHELAHCPQCNGIVPRNAHDCPSCGADLEH from the coding sequence ATGGCCTGCTGCCCCTATTGCGACGCCGAAATTCCGGCCGACAGCGAACTCTGCGAACCCTGCGGCCACGAACTGGCGCATTGCCCGCAATGCAACGGCATCGTTCCCAGAAACGCGCACGACTGCCCGAGTTGCGGTGCGGACCTGGAACACTAA
- a CDS encoding OmpA family protein, which yields MIRAFYRLLPLLLGALVLLNACGAAKHPKVDPMRKQLESARERGAPFCHPREFAAAEAYLDFAAESYELGNRAQVDELLALAKENLAVASADEEMCQSDLDGDRVIDVHDDDPYRAEDFDGFEDEDGAPEDDNDGDGFLDGEDRCPQDPEDFDDFEDHDGCPDNDNDYDGVPDDKDLCPGEAEDIDGWEDDDGCPDSDNDNDKFPDSEDACPDHPETINGFLDDDGCPDQLPKKRKFIALPQVDFLGGTVYMTGASKASLGRFATKLMKNSELHVRIESHAAGRHGDEEALVVLTKQRAEKIKQVLVEFGVLETRLKALGFGSSRPIAGTDTYAGRRKNERINFIIYLP from the coding sequence GTGATCCGCGCTTTTTACCGACTTCTGCCGTTGCTGCTCGGCGCCTTGGTGCTGCTGAATGCCTGCGGCGCCGCCAAGCATCCGAAAGTCGACCCGATGCGCAAACAACTGGAATCCGCGCGGGAACGCGGCGCTCCGTTTTGCCATCCGCGCGAATTCGCCGCCGCCGAAGCCTACCTGGATTTCGCGGCAGAGTCGTACGAATTGGGTAACCGCGCCCAAGTCGACGAACTGTTGGCCCTGGCAAAAGAAAACCTCGCCGTGGCTAGTGCGGACGAAGAAATGTGCCAATCCGACTTGGACGGCGACCGTGTCATCGACGTTCATGATGACGACCCGTATCGCGCTGAAGACTTCGACGGTTTTGAGGATGAGGACGGCGCGCCCGAAGACGACAACGACGGCGATGGTTTTCTCGACGGCGAAGATCGCTGCCCGCAGGATCCCGAAGACTTCGATGACTTCGAAGACCATGACGGCTGCCCCGACAACGACAACGATTACGACGGGGTTCCTGACGATAAGGATCTGTGTCCCGGCGAGGCCGAAGACATCGACGGCTGGGAAGACGACGACGGTTGCCCCGATTCCGACAATGACAACGACAAGTTTCCCGATTCGGAAGACGCCTGCCCCGACCATCCGGAAACCATCAACGGATTCCTTGACGACGACGGCTGCCCCGATCAATTGCCCAAAAAGCGGAAATTCATCGCCCTGCCGCAGGTCGATTTTCTCGGCGGCACGGTATACATGACCGGAGCTTCCAAGGCGAGTCTCGGCCGCTTCGCGACCAAGCTCATGAAGAATTCGGAGTTGCACGTACGCATCGAAAGCCACGCCGCCGGGCGTCACGGCGACGAGGAAGCGTTGGTAGTCCTGACAAAACAACGCGCCGAAAAAATCAAACAAGTGCTGGTCGAATTCGGCGTGCTCGAGACGCGCTTGAAGGCGCTGGGATTCGGCAGTTCGCGCCCGATCGCGGGTACCGACACCTATGCCGGACGCCGCAAGAACGAACGCATTAACTTCATTATCTACCTGCCATGA
- the rfaE2 gene encoding D-glycero-beta-D-manno-heptose 1-phosphate adenylyltransferase has translation MNDPERKIHSLETLLPLLAEHRKNGEQIVFTNGCFDILHVGHVRLLGLARATGDRLVVAINSDASVRRLNKGENRPIHGQSERAELLAAFAAVDYVTVFEEDTPLAIIEQIKPEVLVKGGDWGPDQIVGRDVVEANGGRVVRIPLVEGKSTTNIVREIQRD, from the coding sequence ATGAACGATCCTGAACGAAAAATCCATTCGCTGGAGACGTTGCTGCCTCTGCTTGCCGAGCACCGCAAGAATGGCGAGCAAATCGTGTTCACGAACGGCTGCTTCGATATCCTGCACGTCGGCCATGTGCGCCTGCTCGGTCTCGCTCGCGCTACCGGCGATCGACTCGTGGTGGCGATCAACTCGGACGCGTCGGTACGCCGCCTCAACAAGGGCGAGAACCGACCGATTCACGGCCAGAGCGAGCGCGCCGAATTGCTGGCGGCGTTCGCGGCGGTGGACTACGTCACGGTTTTCGAAGAAGACACGCCGCTGGCAATCATCGAGCAAATCAAACCCGAGGTACTGGTAAAAGGCGGCGATTGGGGCCCGGACCAGATCGTCGGCCGGGACGTCGTAGAAGCCAACGGCGGTCGAGTTGTCCGCATCCCGCTTGTCGAGGGTAAATCGACGACGAATATCGTCAGGGAAATTCAGCGCGACTAA